The region CGGGCGATCGTACCCGGTCTTCCTCGAGAGAACCTGGGCTGCGGGGTACGCGCGCTTGAAATCGGCCCACGCCATTGTCTGCGATTCGAACAGTGTGAGTGCGTCACCGGCCATTACACCGACGATCGCCTCACCCGTTGCCTGCTGCCACCAGCTCTCCGTCAGCTTGTCATACATCACGAGATCGGAATGGCGGAGCCGCCCGGTTGTACCAAATTCGAGCACTCGTCCGTTGTGGCGGCGGTCGAACACCAGCGCCGTATTGCACAGGGGGCAAAATGTCACGGCGATTGGAAGATTGCCCAGGTTGTCGTTCACGATCTCGTGCCAGATGAGGATCTGGAGGGGATAGCCACGCGCCACTCCATCGTGCTCGACAACCATCACCGGTTCCCGCGGGGCCAGCCAGCGATCCGCAGACGCTACGCTTTCAAGCCGCGGGCGACTGAGTGCGGGAATTCCATCCTTGGGCGGTCCGCCCGATACGATCTCCGAGAGCGGAACCGTGTGGCGTCGGAAATCTGTCCGCCACTCAGCCGGTTGCTGGCCGCAGGCGTCATGGAGTGGGATGGCGGCGAGAAACGCACCAAACAGAAAAAGAGCAGGATGTCGCAAATCGACCTTGAGGGAGCGGGAAAGTGTCTGCAAGAGGTACACTCTGGCACGTCTATGTGTTCATAGAACGGAATCGCCGCGGCTCGACCCGCAAATAAATGATTCAATCCAGTATCTCCAAGAAACTCCAGGCTGCAAAGCCATACTGACAGTCGGACGATCCAGTGAAGAATTCGCGCTTCGCCGGTGTCTGTTCAATCAGGGAGTGATCCGGGCCGACCGGGCCCCCCGCTTGGCCAGGCGCCATGCTACACCATTCCGATGCACTTACCCAAAACAGAGAACCTATGACCTCGAAAATCACGGCAGGAGCCCTTGCGGGAATCGCGGGCGGGCTCGTATTTGGCATGATGATGCAAATGATGAGCGCGCCAACGCCGGACGGTGGCTCGATGCCGATGATGGGCATGGTGGCGAAGGTCGTCGGCTCCACCAGCCTCGCCGCAGGGTGGGCCTATCATCTTTTCAACAGCGCGGTAATCGGAGTGCTGTTCGCCTTCGCCGCTGGCAACCGGATAACCGGCAACGCCAGCGCTGCTGCGTTGGGAGCCGGCTGGGGTCTGTTGTGGTGGATCCTCGGAGGATTGATAATAATGCCAATCCTTCTCGGCATGCCTGCGTTTGCTCCGCTGCAAATGCCGCCCATGCGTCCAGTGGCTTGGGGCAGTCTGCTCGGACACCTTATCTTTGGGCTAATCCTCGGGTTGAGTTTCGTACGGCTTGCACGTTCCAGCCGTGTCCAGGGTATGCCGGCGCAAGCCCGTTGAGCCCGTAGTGGATGAGTGCGTGGCTTACGAATGAAGCATCTCGGGTGGAATCACGCAGCCGAGACGAACCGGAGAACGTTCGAGGAGGTGGTGACACAGCATCTCGATCCACTCTACCGAACGGCTCTCCGATTGACACGGGGCCACACCGCGAACGCGGAGGACCTCGTTCAGGACTGCCTGCTTCGGGCGTGCGAAGGCTACGGCGAGCTGCGCAGCCACGAAGCTGTTCGAACCTGGTTCTACACGATTCTGCTTCGGACGCACTTCAACCGGCGGCGTACGGCAAAACGGCACCCGGAGTCGCTCGCGTGCGATCTTACCGATGCGGAATTCGAGCACGCTCTCGAGCGTTGGCCGGCCGACGGTTCTGGCATTTCGGCCGGAGGGAAATGGCCATCGTCTCAGGAGATCTGCGACGCTATCGATGCACTCGACGAGCCTCTTCGAAGTGTCGTGGTTCTGGTTGATGTCGAGGGATTTCGCCAGCGAGAGGTCGCAACGATGATCGGTCTGCCGGAAGGAACTGTGGCCTCGCGTCTTTTTCGGGCACGAAGGCTCCTGCGCGATTCGTTGGCCGAAGCGTCGGCGGGTCGCCACCGCAGCTCTATTCGCCACCAGTGAAGAGCGAGTCCCAGCGATGAGATGTGGCACTGCTCGGCGGCTTGCCTGGCCGGATGGCTCTCCGCGCGCCGTCGACGACGCAGTCGAATCGGCCGCGCAACACATCGAGCAGTGCGCCGCGTGCCGCGCGTTTGTTGCCGACATGCGTCAAGTCGCCGAGCGGCTCGCGAGATCAAATCAGGACGTTTCGGCGCCTCGAGAAGTTCGTGAACGGCTCTTCAACGCTCTGTCGCTGGCGCGCTCAGATTCCGGTCGCCGTGCGGGCAGGCGGGCGATCTCCTTCCGTTTCGCGGGCGCTGCTGCCATCGGCATAATTGTTCTGACGACGGCCGTCTGGCGCTTTTCGCCAGCAGATACAGCAACCCGGTCCGAGGTGGCGCCTGCGCTTGCGGACGATCACGGTCGCGTTCTACAACGCGATGGAATCGCTTCGGCTCGCGAATCGGATATCACTCACTGGCTCTCCGAGCGGGTCGGATTCGCGATTCACGCGCCGTCGTTCGCGAATGGCCGGCTGGTCGGCGCCCGCGTAACCGATGTGAACGGGCAGCGCGGTGCTGTGCTCATGTATCGAATCGACGGGCAGGCGGTGTCGTATTACATAATGCCAATGCCGAGGACCGAGACACCGGAACGGCCGCTGCAGCGGCCGGGCGTCAATATCTCGAGCTGGAAGGGTTTTCACGTGGCGGCCTGGCAGGAGCCTGGATTGACGCATGCTCTGGTTGGCAACCTTTCGGCGGCGCGGCTCGTCGGTCTGGCCCACGAGTGTATTGCGCAGATGGTCTGATCGCCTGGTCGCGATTACTTCACCCGGTCCACCGGCCGCGCAGTACCAGCAGCGCGCGGCGCCAGCATCGGCCACGGGTTGACTGCGCCGCGTTCCGAATCGTAGATGCCGTAGTGGAGGTGAGGCGGAGTATCGCGCGCGTTTCCCGTGTTTCCGACGTAGCCAAGGGTATCACCGGCAATCACGATGACGCCCGGTTCGAAGGAGCCGTAACGATCGAGGTGCGCGTAGTAATGCAATTGCCTTCCCGGACCAAGAACGTTGATGATCTGTCCGCCGAGCCTGTTGGTGCCAACGCGCGAAACGATTCCTTCGGTCGCGCTGAGCACAGGTGTGCCGCGTTTCGCAAAGATGTCCACGCCATTATGTGATCGCCCTCCGCTTCGCGGTGCGCCCCAGGTGTCGAGAATATTGCGCTTGAGTACGCCTGCGACTGGAATCGTGACTTCTGAAGGCGGACGCGAAGTGACAAGGCGAGCGAGAAACACCGGATGTCGGAGGGCCGGAAACGCGACGACCCCCACCAGGCAGAAGAGCGCGACGAGGGTCAGTGACGTAAGGCAGCCACCGAAGCGTCTCATCAGAGGGCGTCGGTGTGGTCGTCGGTTCGTCGTTTCGTCTGAAACATCCGCGTCTACCTGTTTCGCCAGGTGACTGACGAGGTCAACACTTCAGTCGCGAACGGTTGTACCTGCCGCGATGTACCACTCTCGGTGTTGCCACCACTTCAACTGTCCCGCTCTCGAGGCCTGATGACATAGTCTCGGTAAAGCTTATCGCCGGAACCGTGCCTGTCGATCAGGCGCGTACCGCGGTGTCAACTCTGTCCACGCAAAACGCTCGACCGCCGGGTGGATACTTACCTCACCGGCAGCACATTATCTGCCGAGTTGCGGTCGATATAGAAGTTGTACGGATCTATACCCGCAGACCCCGGCTTCCTGTCGGTTACGAACCTCAGCACCTGGCGGCCCGACCGAATTGGGTGACGCCCGAGGCGAACCACGTGCGAACCATCGAAGGCGTCGCGCCCACGGAAATCGTAGTTGTGGCCGCGGGCAGCGCGTCCGAGCTGAAGCTTTCGGTCAGGAACTCGAGCGGTAGCGGCGCGGTGCACTCCGCGGAAACCGGCACGGGCACCGGACTGGCGAGGCTCCGCGAGCGGCTGGCGGTGTTGTACGGCAGCGCTGCGCGCCTGCAGTGTCGAGCCGATACGGATGGCGGCTTCGACGCCGTACTCGTCGTGCCCCGGCATCGCGCGCGGCCATCGTGAAGGTCA is a window of Gemmatimonadaceae bacterium DNA encoding:
- a CDS encoding M23 family metallopeptidase, producing the protein MRRFGGCLTSLTLVALFCLVGVVAFPALRHPVFLARLVTSRPPSEVTIPVAGVLKRNILDTWGAPRSGGRSHNGVDIFAKRGTPVLSATEGIVSRVGTNRLGGQIINVLGPGRQLHYYAHLDRYGSFEPGVIVIAGDTLGYVGNTGNARDTPPHLHYGIYDSERGAVNPWPMLAPRAAGTARPVDRVK
- a CDS encoding RNA polymerase sigma factor: MKHLGWNHAAETNRRTFEEVVTQHLDPLYRTALRLTRGHTANAEDLVQDCLLRACEGYGELRSHEAVRTWFYTILLRTHFNRRRTAKRHPESLACDLTDAEFEHALERWPADGSGISAGGKWPSSQEICDAIDALDEPLRSVVVLVDVEGFRQREVATMIGLPEGTVASRLFRARRLLRDSLAEASAGRHRSSIRHQ
- a CDS encoding DUF3179 domain-containing protein, producing MYLLQTLSRSLKVDLRHPALFLFGAFLAAIPLHDACGQQPAEWRTDFRRHTVPLSEIVSGGPPKDGIPALSRPRLESVASADRWLAPREPVMVVEHDGVARGYPLQILIWHEIVNDNLGNLPIAVTFCPLCNTALVFDRRHNGRVLEFGTTGRLRHSDLVMYDKLTESWWQQATGEAIVGVMAGDALTLFESQTMAWADFKRAYPAAQVLSRKTGYDRPYGTNPYKGYDAPGGSPLAAFFKSKTDARLPAMERVVALRLEREAVAYPFSRLRSARVINDMIARRPIAVFWAPGTASALDRTDMASGRDVGATGVFDRRLANRTLTFESAQGGGFRDRETGTRWDLLGNGLTGPLRGRRLVRIPYGDFFWFAWAVFRPDTRIGR